TGATGATCATCACCGGAAAACTGCTTGCATGGCACAAGCAACTGAGCGGATGCTTGTAGCAAGCAAGTATCCGAGGTGAGAGTCACATGTCCACTGACACGGCCGTCGAGACCAGCACAGAGGCCCTGGTCCGCGAGCTGTTCCGGTTCATGCGCGGCCTGAAGTCGTTGCATCACACGTCGCCGGCGGGTCACCGGTTCCGGCTGGACCCGCCGGCTTTCGGCGTGCTGTGGGCCATCGCCGAGCGCGGTCCGTTGCGGCCGTCGGCGCTGGCCGAGCACCTGTGTCTGGATCTGTCGACGGTCAGCCGGCACCTGTCCGGCCTGGAGTCGGCCGGTTACCTGGCCAGGGAAACGGATCCGGCCGACCGGCGGGCGCATTTGATCCGGGTCAGCGCGGCCGGGGAGCAGGCGCTCGCCGACGACCACCGGGCCAGGCTCGCCGGACTCTCGGTGCTGCTGGAGGACTTCTCCGAGGCCGAACGCCAGCGGTTCCTGCGCTGCCTGGTGCATTTCAACGCGAACATCGACAGCCGTCGGCGGCAGATCGCCGAGGCGGCTGGCGAGGAAGGACACGATAGATGAGCGAGTCGTTGGCGAAACCCGCCGGCGATGCCAAGGGCTTGACGTTGAGCCATCGGCAGATCCTGGTGATCCTGTCCGGTCTGTTGCTGGGAATGTTCCTCGCGGCGTTGGACCAGACCATTGTCTCGACCGCGATGCGTACGGTCGCGGACAAGCTCGACGGCCAGACCGCGCAGGCCTGGGTCACCACCGCCTACCTGATCACCTCGACGGTTTCCACGCCGCTTTACGGCAAACTGTCGGACATGTACGGCCGCAAGCCGTTCTATCTCTTCGCGATCACCATTTTCGTGGCCGGTTCGCTGTTGTCCGGCATCGCCAGCGACATCTACATGCTGGCCGCTTTCCGTGCCGTACAGGGGATCGGTGCCGGTGGCCTGATGTCGCTGGCATTCGCGATCGTCGGCGACATCGTGCCGCCTCGGCAGCGCGGTCGCTACCAGGCCTATTTCATGGCGGTCTTCGGCACCTCCAGCGTGCTCGGCCCGGTGGTCGGTGGCGTACTGGCCGGCCAGGACCACATCCTCGGTTTCGACGGCTGGAGGTGGATCTTCCTGGTGAATGTGCCGGTCGGCGTACTCGCCCTGACGGTGGTGGCCAGGGTGCTGAACCTGCCGCACACCCCGCGCAAGGCGCGGGTCGACTATCTCGGCGCGGCGTTGCTGGCCCTCGCGGTCGTACCGCTGCTGACCGTCGCCGAGCAGGGAAACGAGTGGGGTTGGACCTCGGCCGGCTCGCTCGGCCTCATCGCGGTCGGTGTGGTCGCCGCCATCGCTTTCGTGCTGTGGGAACGCGCGATGGGTGAGGACGCGATTCTTCCGTTGCGGCTGTTCAACAACAGCGTCTTCAGCGTCACGTCGGTGATGAACTTCGTCGTCGGCATGGTGATGTTCGGCGGCATCGCGGCGATCCCGCTCTATCTGCAGATCGTCCGCGGCTATTCGCCGACGGTGGCCGGTTTCCTGTCGCTGCCGCTGATGTTGGGCATCATGGGGTCGTCGTTCCTGTCCGGCCAGGTGATGTCGCGTACCGGCCGCTACAAGGTCTTTCCGATCGTCGGCGGGTTCTTCCTGCTGACCGGCATGCTGCTGAGCGCGACACTGACGCCGGATGTGGCGATCGTCGTTCCGATGGCGTACATGATGGTCATCGGCGCCGGCCTCGGCCTGTCGATGCAGACGCTGATCGTCGCCGTGCAGAACGCCGTTCCGGCCCGCGACATGGGGGTGTCCACCAGCTCGGCGCAGTTTTTCCGCACCATGGGTGGCACGTTCGGCACGGCGGTGTTCCTGTCGGTGCTGTTCAACTCGGTCGCCGGCAACATCCGGGACCGCTTCACCGACGCCAGCCACACCGAGCCCGGTGCGCTCCGGCAGGCGCTGGCGCAGCTCACCGGCCAGCAGCGCGAGCTGCTCGCCGGCGGTGGCGGCCAGAGCAGCCTGAACGACACCAGCTTCATCGGCCAGCTGCCGGAGGTGTTGAAGAACGTGTTCCTGCACGGCTTCAACGACTCGATGAGCACGGTCTTCCTGCTCGCCGGCCTGTTGGCCATCCCGGCCATCGTGCTCGGCTTCTTCGTACGCGAGATCCCGCTGCGGACGACCGCCGGCATCTCCGCCGCCGCGCAGGAGGATGACGCGAAGGCGGTCGCTCCAGCGGTGCACTGACGCCGGAAAGTTCGCATGGCCCCCATGCGTGCGTTGGACGCACGCATGGGGGCCATGCGGCCGTTTGGACAGTTAGCGTACGGATGTCAATGGCCGTAGCATCCCCATGATCCAGCTCACGTCGGCAGGCGTACGGCCAGCGGAGGTCACGATGCGCAGCACCATGCAGGACACCCCACTGTCGATCACCCGCATCCTCCAGCACGGCACCACCGTGCACGGCGACGCGGAGGTCGTGACCTGGACGACCGACGGTCCGCGCCGGCGGACATACGCCGAGGTCGGCAAGCGTGCGGCCAGGCTGGCCAACGCGCTGCGCGCGCTCGGCGTCGACGGCGACCAGCGGGTGGCGAGCTTCCAGTGGAACAACGCCGAGCACCTCGAGGTCTTCCTCACCGTGCCGTCGATGGGGGCCGTGCTGCACACGCTCAACCTGCGGCTGTTCCCCGACCAGCTGACCTACATCGCCAACCACGCCGAAGACAAGATCATCATCGTCGACAACACGCTCGTACCGCTGCTGGCGAAGGTGCTCGCGCAGCTGCACACGGTCGAGCACGTGATCGTGGTCGGCCCGGCCGACACGGCGCCGATCGCCGATGCCGGCAAGAGGATCCACGACTACGAGGAGCTGCTGGCCGCTCAGCCGGAGGAGTTCGCGTGGGTCGAGCCGGCGGACGAGCGCGACGCGGCGGCGATGTGCTACACGTCCGGCACGACCGGCGACCCGAAGGGCGTCGCGTACTCGCACCGGTCGATCTATCTGCACTCCATGCAGATCCTGGCGATGGAGTCCTTCGGCATCAGCGGCCAGGACCGGCTGCTGGCGATCGTGCCGATGTTCCACGCGATGGCCTGGGGCCTGCCGTACGCGGCGCTGATGGCCGGTTCGTCGCTGATCATGCCGGACCGTTTCCTGCAGCCGGAGCCGCTGGCCAGGATCATCGAGACCGAGAAGCCGACGTTCGGCGGCGCGGTGCCGACCGTCTTCTCCGGCCTGCTGTCCTACCTGGATGCCAACGATGTCGACACCTCCACCCTGAAGGAGGTCGTGATCGGCGGCTCGGCGTGTCCGCCGGCGTTGATGCGCGCGTTCAAGGAGCGGCACGACATCGACGTGATCCACGCGTGGGGGATGACCGAGACCTCGCCGCTCGGGTCGGTGTCCCGGGCGCCGGCTGGCACGAGCGGCGAGGAGGCGTGGGCCTATCGGATCACCCAGGGCCGGTTCCCGGCCGGCGTGCAGTATCGGCTGCTCGGTCCGGACGGCGACCTGGTGCCGACCGACGGCAAGGCGGTCGGTGAGCTGGAGGTGCGCGGCCCGTGGGTCACCGGGTCCTACCACGGCGACGACTCGCCGCCGGAGGAGAAGTTCCACGACGGCTGGTTGCGTACCGGCGACGTCGGCACCGTCACGCCGAACGGCTACCTGACCCTGACCGACCGCTCCAAGGACGTGATCAAGTCCGGCGGCGAGTGGATTTCCTCGGTGGAGCTGGAAAACCACCTGATGTCGCATCCGAAGGTGTCCGAGGCGTCGGTGGTCGGCGTACCGGACGAGAAGTGGGACGAGCGGCCACTGGCGGCTGTGGTCGTACGCGAAGGCGAGGAGGTGAGCGCGGACGAGCTGCGGTCGTACCTGGCCGAGAAGGTCGCCAAGTGGCAGCTGCCGGAGCGCTGGACCTTCATCGACGAGGTGCCCAAGACCAGCGTCGGCAAGTTTGACAAGAAGCGCCTGCGTGCGCGCTATGCCGAAGGTGACCTGGAGGTCATCACGCTGGGCTGACCGGCCAGTTACCCGCTACGGCGCGAAACTGTCGTACCCCCCTGTCAATCTGGGCCCCCACCCAGATCGGGTGGGGGGTGGGTTCGCGTGGAAACTTGGATAAGTTCGAAGTTGATCTTGGTCGCGCACGCATGGCATGCGTGCGTTGGAGCGCAAGGGCCCCCCGGCGTGCGCTGCGTGATGCGCACCCGGCGCCTCAGTGCTCGCCGGCGTGCTCCTCGGCGCGCTTGAGCGACGCGCGGATCTCCTCCTCGGCCTCGTCGCGACCGACCCAGGTGGCACCCTCGACCGACTTCTTCGGCTCCAGGTCCTTGTAGACCTCGAAGAAGTGCTGGATCTCCAGCCGGTCGAACTCGGGTACGTGGTGGATGTCGCGCAGGTGCTCCTGCCGCGGGTCACGTGCCGGTACGCAGAGCACCTTGTCGTCGCGGCCGGCCTCGTCGCGCATCCGGAACATGCCGATCGCGCGCGCCAGGATCACGCAGCCGGGGAAGGTCGGCTCAGGCAGCAGGACGAGCGCGTCGAGCGGGTCGCCGTCCTGGCCGAGGGTGTTGTCGACGAAGCCGTAGTCGGCTGGATACTGCGTCGCGGTGAACAGCACCCGGTCGAGCCGGATGCGTCCGGTTTTGTGGTCCACCTCGTACTTGTTCCGCTGCCCCTTGGGGATCTCGATGGTGACGTCGAACTCCACTGGATTGACCTCTCTGCGGAAAAGCACGTTCGTCTCCCTTGTAGTCTCGCCTACGGGTGGACCGCGGGAGGTGACGGGTGGCCGAGCGAACACCTCGCCTGGCGACGGTCGCCGGTCTGGTCGTTGCCATCGTGGTCGCCGTCGCGGGGACGGCGGCCGGCGGTGTGCTCGCCGTCACGTACGCCGGTCCGATCAAGGCCTTGCTCACGCCGGTGCCTCCGGCGTCCGCGGTCGCCTTCCCGGTGCCGGGGTTGCAGAAGCAGCCGCAGCAGGTGCTCGCCGACCCGTCCGGCAGCGGCGCCGCGCCGACGGTCGCCGGTCTCGCCAGCCATCTCGGCCAGGCGCTGCACGACAGCCGGCTCGGGCCGAGCGTGTCCGTGTCGATCCGGGACGGGCTGACCGGCGAGCCGTTGTACGGCGCTGGGGACAGCCGGCCGGCGCCGGCGGCCTCGGCCACCAAGCTGCTCACCGCTGCCGCCGCGCTGCAGAAACTCGGCCCTGATCACCGCTTCACGACCCGCGTCGTCCAGGGCTCCGAGCCAGGCAGCGTCGTACTCGTCGGTGGCGGTGACCCGACGCTCGGGATCGGCCCCAGGACGGCGTACGCGAACGCCGCTCGCCTCGACCTGCTCGCCGGCCAGGTGAAGAGGGCGCTCGGTGGCGCGAAGGTCAGCAAGATCGTCGTCGACACGTCGCTGTTCGGCGGACCGGCAACGGCGACCGGCTGGGCTCCTGGCGACCTCAAAGGCGACGTGGCGCCGATCGGCGCGCTGATGGTGGACGGTGGCCGTACGTCCCCGGACCAGGACTCCAGGCCGCGTACGGCGACTCCGTCGACCTTCGCGGCCACCGGTTTCGCTGCGGCGCTCGGCGCGTCCGGCGCGACGATCACCAGCGGCAAGGCGCCGTCCGGCGCGCGTGAGCTCGGCTCCGTACGGTCGATGCCGCTCTCCCAGATCATCGCCATCGACCTGGAGATCTCCGACAACGTGATCTCCGAGGTGCTCGGCCGGCAGGTCGCGATCGCCGCCGGTCTGCCGGCGACCTTCAGCGGCATGGCGGCGGCGGTGCCGAAGGTGCTGGCCGCGGCCGGCGTGACCGCGGCGTCCGACGCGCGGCTGTTGGACGCGAGCGGCCTGTCCGGTGCCGACCGGGTCACCGCGCGGCTGCTCAGCGCCGTACTCGCCACCGCCTCCTCCGCGAGCAAGCCGGCGCTGCGGCCGATGCTCACCGGGCTGCCGGTGGCCGGCTACACAGGCACGCTCGACAAGCGGTTCGTCAGCGCGCAGGCCAGGGCCGGCGCCGGGATCGTACGCGCCAAGACCGGCACGCTCACCGGTGTCAGCTCGCTGGCCGGCGTGGTCGTCGACAGCTCCGGCCGGCTGCTGGCCTTCGCCGTGGTCGCCGACAAGGTGCCGCCGACCGGGACCCTGGCCGCCGAGGCAGCGCTGGACGTGATCGGCACCGAGATCGCCGGCTGCGGCTGCTCCTGACCGCTCGACGAAACTGTCGGTCCCAGCGCGGACTCTGGTAACGGGGGCCCACCTGCCAGCGACGACGCAAATCGGATTCCGATCGCGTCGTCGGTGATCTGAGCATCCCCGGATATGAAGCCTGCCGGCCGGGACTGACACTTCTGGCGGGGCGTCAATGCACCGGGGTCGCGTCCCGGACGTCCATACGCGACCGGACGCCGAGCTTGCGCAGGACGCTGGCCACGTGTTGTTCGACGGTACGCCGTGACAGATACAGCGCCTCGGCGATCTCGCGGTTGGTCTGCCCGCTGGCCAGCAGCCGCGCCACGTCGTGTTCGCGCGGCGACAGGGCGTTTCCATAGCCGCGCCTGCCGCGCCGCGACGCCGGAGCCTCGCCGGTGCTGCGCAGCCGGTGCCGGCAGCGCGCCGCGTCGTGGGTCGCGCCGAGCCGCTCGTACGACTCGACCAGGCCGGCGAGCGCGGCCGGCGACGGCGCGGACTGTTCGGCGGCCTTGGCGGCGCGATATGGCACGCCGAGCCGGTCGAAGCCGCGCCGCGCGCCGGACATCAGGTCCACTGCCTCCTCGGCCGATCCCTGCGCGGCGGCCAAAACTCCGCGGCACGCGAGCAGCGCGACCGACGCCAGCGGCGCGTCGAGACCGGCCAGACCGCGGCCGACCTCATCGACCAGTCGCGCGAGATCATCCAGACGACCGGCCGCCGCGTAGGCCTCGGCCGCCGGCCAGGACAGCTCGCCCGACCACGACCACACCCCTTTGCGGCGTACGATTTCCCAGCCGCGGTCGGCCTGCGCGCATGCGCCGGCGACATCTCCGTGGTCCAGCAACAAACTCGTCATGCCACCGGACGCCGCGATCACCACCGGAGCGATCGACGCCTCCGGTTCTCCCAGCCCCGACCGCGAAAACGCGCGTTCGGCGCCGTCGCGGTCGCCGCGCGCGGCGGCCAGCCAGCCGGTCACCAGGCTCAGCTCGGTGATCACCGGCAGCAGGTGTCGATAGGTCTCGGCCAGCCGGCGCAACCGCTCGTCCAGGCCGGTCCAGCCGCCGGACAGCCAGTCCAGCCGGATCCCGGTCGCCTCCGCGGTGCTCGTGACGTACGGATTTCCGTTCAGTGAAGCCAGTTGCAGGCCGCTGCGCAACATGTTCCGCGCGCGTTCGTATTTGCCAACCCAGGAAAACGCGTCGGCGGAGTTGCAATGCGCGCGTGCCAGTTGGCGGTTGGCTTCGGCGTCCTCGCAGCGCTCCGGCAGCAGGTCGACCAGCCGCTCGGCGCCGCGTTCGGCGATGTGCAGCCGGCCACCGAGTACGTTCGCCAGCAACGCGATCCGCACCGACTCGGTCCGCACCTGCGACAGTCCGCCCTCCACGCGGCGCAGCCAGTGCAGGTGGTCGGAGAGCGGGCTGGAGCCGAGGTAGGGCATCGCCAGCACGGCCATGCCCCTCAGCGCGCGCTCCGGCCGGTTTCGCAGCAGGTCAAGGGAAAGCCGCACCTGTTCGCGGCCGCGGTCCATGGCGTCCTTGTCGCGGATCAGCAGCAGGCCGTGGCCGAGCCGCACCTCGCCGCGCACCTCGTCGGACAGCCGCGGGTCCGACAACAGCCGGTCGATCAGGTCGGTCACGCCGTGCTGCGCGAGGCCGGTCAACGCGTCCTGGCACAGTCGGACGGCCAGCTCGTCCACGCGCCGGGGCGGCAGAGCCGGGTCGGCGAGCAGCGACCTGCGCAGCTCGACCGCGGTCGCCGCGTCGCCGGCGTTCATCGCCGCGTCCGCCGCCGCCTCGCTGTGCGCCAGCCAGTCCTCGACCAGGCCGGCGCGCCGGCTGTGTTCGGCCAGCCGGACCAGCGGTCTGGGTTCCAGCCGCGACAGCGTACGAACCGCTCGCCGATGCAGGTCGCGGCGCCGCGGCCCCTCCAACGTCTCGTAGACGGCGCGTTGCGCGAGGATGTGCCGATATCCATAGCGGCACGCGCTGTCCTCGACGAGTACGCCGCCGGCCAGCAGCCGGATCAGCGCGGCTTCGGTACGCGCCGGCGCCAGCATCGCCAGCGACGCGAGCAGGTCACTCGACGCCGGTTGGTCGAGGACGGCCGCGGCCTCGGCCACCTTGCGCGCCGGCGCCGGCAGGCCGTCGAGCCGCTCGACCATCGCCTCGCGCAGCAGCGCCGGCACCTCGACGTTGTCCAGCAGTCGCTGCGCGGTCGCACTGTCGGCCTTCACCGCACCAGCCGGATCGCGCAGCGCATACAGAGTTTCCTCGACAACAAAAGGAATGCCGGCGGTCCGCTCGTGCAGCGTCTGCGCGAATCCGGTCGACACCGGCTGGCCGTCGAGGATCGCCTCTGCCAGACCGGCCACCTCACCGGCGGCCAGCGGGCCGAGTCGTACGTGCGCGCTGGCCGTGCCGGGCGCCGGCCGGAACGCCCGGCCGAGCAACGCACCGCCGGGCAGGTCCTCCTGGCGGTAGGTCAACACCAGCGACAGACCGGCCGGCGGCGAGCTGAGCAGGAAACGCAGCAGCTGCCGGCTGCCGTCGTCGGCCCAGTGCATGTCCTCGACGACCATCAGCACGCGGCCGAGGCCGGCGATCAACGCGCGTACGGCACGGAACAACCGGTGCCGCTCGGCGGCCGGATCGGCCAGCGGCTCCAGCGCCGGCGGCAGCCGGTCGGCCAGCTCCGGCAGGTAGGGCCGGAGCGCGCCGGTGATCGGGGCGGGACGGACCGGCCGCGCGCCGCCGAGGCATTCGAGGATCACGCCGTACGGAAACGGGTCGCGCAGCGGCTGACAGTGCCCGACCGTCAGCCAGCCGCACCGGCCGGCCAGCTCGCTGACCAGCCGGGTCTTTCCGACGCCGGCCTCGCCTTCGACGAAAACCACCGACGGTGCGATGCCGGCGACCCGCGCGAGCGTGGCCAACTCCGCGTCACGGCCGATCAGGACCGGTGAGCTGGTGCGTACGCGTGCGCTTTCCGGCATCGGCGACTCCCGGCTTTCGTGCGTGATGTGAGGGTAGGCGGGTAAAGGCCGGGTTGGAACCCTTTGACGGCGCCGATAGGGTGCCGGCCGCCAATAGATACGTACCCCTACGGATGCCGACCCCGGTTGTTTCGCCGGGCCAGTTGGCCGCCGGCAGGAGCTATTGGGCGCGACTGGCCGTAACGTATGGACATGCCTGAGATCGTCGACTGGGATCTGGCCGCCACCACCGCGGCCCGGCTGGCCCCGCCGGGCCCGTCCGTCACCTTCAGCGAGGCCGCCGGGGTGGTGTCGGAGCTGCGCCGGTTGAGCGAGGAGGCCGCCGAGCACGTGGCCGGCTTCACCGACCTGCCGCCGGCCGTCGATCCGGCGCCGGTGCAGGTGGTCGACCGCGGCGACTGGGCCAAGGTCAACATCTCCGGCCTACGCAAGGTGATCAAGCCGGTGTCGGACAAGATGACCGCCGTCCAGGCCAACCCGGTGCTGCGTACGGTCGCGCCGAAGGTGACCGGCGCGCAGGCCGGCGGCGTGCTCGCGTACATGTCGAGCAAGGTCCTCGGCCAGTACGAGGTGTTCTCCGGTGGCGCCGGCCGGCTGCTGCTGGTCGCGCCGAACATCGTCGAGGTGGAGCGCAAGCTCGGTGCCGACCCGCGCGACTTCCGGATGTGGGTCTGCCTGCACGAGGTCACCCACCGCACGCAGTTCACCGCCGTGCCGTGGATGCGCGAGCACTTCTTCTCCGAGGTCAACGCGTTCATCGACGCTTCCGAGCTGGACCCGGAGGCGATCGCGGACCGGGTACGCCGCGCCTTCACCACCGTGTCGGACCTGGTCAACGATCCGCAGTCGCGCGCCAACCTGCTGGAGATCGTGCAGACGCCGGCGCAGAAGGCGGTGCTCGACCGGCTGACCGCGCTGATGACGCTGGTCGAGGGGCACGCCGAGTACGTCATGGACGGCGTCGGTCCTGACGTCGTACCAAGCGTCGCCGAGATCCGCGCCGCGTTCAACGCGCGCCGCGCGTCGGCCAACCCGGTCGAGAAGCTGGTGCGCCGGCTGCTCGGCGTGGAGGCGAAGCTGCGGCAGTACGCGGAGGGCCGGCAGTTCGTCGCCGCGATCGTCGACGAGGTCGGGATGGCTGGCTTCAACCGGATCTGGACCTCGCCGAACACGCTGCCGGTGCTGGCCGAGCTGACCAACCCGAAGGCCTGGATCGAACGGGTTCATGGTCGGCCCGCCACCACCGCTGAATGAGCTGAGGGCGGCGGTCGTGGCCGCTCTGGACTGTCCGGCCGGCTCGTTGGTGCTGGTCGCGTGCTCCGGCGGCGCCGACTCGCTGGCGCTCGCGCACGCTTTGTCCTATTGCGCCAAGCGCGCCAGCCTGCGGGCCGGGTTGTTGACCGTCGACCACGGCCTGCAGGCAGGCTCGGCGGAACGGGCCGCCGGCGTACGCGACTGGGCCCTGTCGGCCGGCTTCTCGGTCGCCGAGGTCCTGACCGTCTCGGTCGGCTCGTCCGGTGGGCCGGAGGCAGCCGCGCGTGCCGCTCGTTATGCGGCTCTGGACGCCGCCGCTGAGCGCTTGGGCGCTGCCGCGGTGTTGCTCGGGCACACGCGCGAGGACCAGGCAGAGACCGTGTTGCTGGGGTTGGCGCGCGGCTCCGGAATCCGCGCCGCCGCCGGGATGCCGGCTCGGCGCGGCCGCTACCTACGTCCGCTTTTGGACGTACCGCGCGCCACCACCGCCGCGTTTTGTGCGGCCGCGGGACTGACTCCCTGGTGTGATCCTCACAACAGCGACCCGGCTTACGCGCGCTCTCGCCTGCGCGCGCTGCTGCCGGCGCTTGAGGAGGCCGCTCCTGGGCTCGTGGTCGGCTTGGCGCGTACGGCCCGGATGGCTCGCGCCGACGCCGACGTACTCGACGACCTCGCCGCGGACGTCAGCCGCCGCGCGGTGACCCCCGACGGCCTGGACGTTGATGTCGTCGCCGCGCAACCTGCGGCGATCCGTACGCGCGTGCTGCACCTTTGGGCCTCTGGCGCGGTGTCGTCGTTCGACCTGACGAGCCTGCACATCACCGCCTTGGAGGCACTGGTCACGGCCTATCGGGGCCAAGGCCCGGTATCCCTCCCCGGCGGCATCCGCGCCACCCGCACCGGCCGCACCCTCCGCCTCGTCGCCCCCTAGTGTCCCGAGTCGGAAATTCGTTGCTTAGCTCGGGGATCCAGGCGGTGACTGAGCGCACCGGAAAAGCGCCCTCATACCGGGCGTATTCGGGCGCCTTTCCGGTGCGCTCAGTCGCCGTCTGGGCGCCGAGACAAGTGACGAATTTCCGACTCGGGACACTAAACTACCCGCTACAGCGCGAAACTGTCGTACCCCCCTGCCAAATTTGGCCCCCACCCGGATCGGGTGGGGGGTGGGTTCGCGTGGAAACTTACATAAGTTACGAATCCGTATAGCGCTAAACGTACCTTTTGCGGCATTGGCTCGTGGTCGCATGGCCACCATGCGTGCGTCTGGCGCACGTAAGGGGTCCATGCGACCAGTCGGCGGCCGGTCGTTGTGACTCATGTGACTGATGAGGCTGTTGTTTTCGCAATTGCTTGCAACCTCTCAAACCCACCCCCCGCCCCGACAGGGAGGGGGCAAACTTACCCACACAGGTACGACAGTTTCGGGCTGTAGCAGGTAAACGGACGACGGAAACCGCGAGGTGGCGGTGGTTGCGCGCATTAAGCGCCCACCCCGGCAGGGGTGCGTGGCGGTGGCGCATGACACCCTGGAGGGGTGACGACCGCTGGGGCCGCGACCTTGTACGAAGCAGACATCGAGCGGGTGGTGGTCTCCGAGGAGGAGATCCGCGCCAAGACCGTGGAGCTCGCGAAGCAGATCGCGGCCGACTACGGCGAGACCGAGCCGCTGCTGGTCGGGGTACTCAAAGGCGCCGTGATGTTCATGGCCGACTTCGCCCGCGCGCTGCCGGTGCCGACGCAGCTGGAGTTCATGGCGGTGTCCAGCTACGGCGCCTCGACCTCCTCCTCCGGGGTCGTACGCATCCTCAAGGACCTCGACTCCGACATCGCCGGCCGGCACGTGCTGGTGGTGGAGGACATCATCGACTCCGGCCTCACGCTGTCCTGGCTGCTGCGCAACCTGGCCGCCCGCAACCCGGCCTCGGTCGAGGTGGTGACGCTGCTGCGCAAGCCGGAGGCGATCAAGGTGCCGGTGGACGTACGGTATGTCGGCTTCGACATCCCCAACGAGTTCGTCGTCGGCTATGGCCTGGACTACAACGAGCGTTACCGTGACCTGCCCTACGTCGGCGTCCTCAAGCCGGCCGTGTACGCACGCTGAGAGGTCGCTGAGAGGCGGAACGGAACGCCACTCCGGGTGGCATCGTTGCCTTAGGTGAACACCCGAGGTAAGCAATCCCACCTTGGGGTGTCTGCGGCAGCGGACACCGAGAGGTACCCTCGAGTAGTCGCCAACCGCCGGATCACCCGTTTTCGGTACGAATCCGGCCACGAGCACTTCATTCGTCGGATCAGGAGGGGTCGGGACCCGTCAACGGTGTCCCGCATGCAGCATGGATCGCACTCGCATACTCCGCCGCCCCCTCGTGTGGGTCGTGCTGGTGGCACTGGCCGCCTTGGTGATCTTCACCTTCACCCAGAACGGTGACGAGTACAAGAAGGTCGACACCTCGGTCGCGCTGGCGCAGATCACCAACGGCAACCTGACCAAGGTCAACATCCAGGACCGTGAGCAGCTGCTCCAGCTCACCCTGAAGAACCCCGTGCAGGGTTCCAAGATGGTGGAGGCGAGCTACCCGGCCGAGGCCACCTCGACGATCTTCGCGTCGATCCAGAAGGCCAAGGCCGCCAACTCCAGCCTCACCTTCGACACCAAGGTGACCAAGGACTCGTTCTGGGCCAGCCTGCTGATCAGCCTGCTGCCGGTCGCGGTGCTGCTGCTCCTGGTGTTCTTCTTCATGAGCCAGATGCAGGGTGGCGGCAACCGGGTCATGAACTTCGGCAAGTCCAAGGCCAAGCTGGTCAGCAAGGACACGCCGAAGACC
The Fodinicola acaciae DNA segment above includes these coding regions:
- a CDS encoding MarR family winged helix-turn-helix transcriptional regulator; protein product: MSTDTAVETSTEALVRELFRFMRGLKSLHHTSPAGHRFRLDPPAFGVLWAIAERGPLRPSALAEHLCLDLSTVSRHLSGLESAGYLARETDPADRRAHLIRVSAAGEQALADDHRARLAGLSVLLEDFSEAERQRFLRCLVHFNANIDSRRRQIAEAAGEEGHDR
- a CDS encoding MDR family MFS transporter, with product MSESLAKPAGDAKGLTLSHRQILVILSGLLLGMFLAALDQTIVSTAMRTVADKLDGQTAQAWVTTAYLITSTVSTPLYGKLSDMYGRKPFYLFAITIFVAGSLLSGIASDIYMLAAFRAVQGIGAGGLMSLAFAIVGDIVPPRQRGRYQAYFMAVFGTSSVLGPVVGGVLAGQDHILGFDGWRWIFLVNVPVGVLALTVVARVLNLPHTPRKARVDYLGAALLALAVVPLLTVAEQGNEWGWTSAGSLGLIAVGVVAAIAFVLWERAMGEDAILPLRLFNNSVFSVTSVMNFVVGMVMFGGIAAIPLYLQIVRGYSPTVAGFLSLPLMLGIMGSSFLSGQVMSRTGRYKVFPIVGGFFLLTGMLLSATLTPDVAIVVPMAYMMVIGAGLGLSMQTLIVAVQNAVPARDMGVSTSSAQFFRTMGGTFGTAVFLSVLFNSVAGNIRDRFTDASHTEPGALRQALAQLTGQQRELLAGGGGQSSLNDTSFIGQLPEVLKNVFLHGFNDSMSTVFLLAGLLAIPAIVLGFFVREIPLRTTAGISAAAQEDDAKAVAPAVH
- a CDS encoding long-chain fatty acid--CoA ligase: MRSTMQDTPLSITRILQHGTTVHGDAEVVTWTTDGPRRRTYAEVGKRAARLANALRALGVDGDQRVASFQWNNAEHLEVFLTVPSMGAVLHTLNLRLFPDQLTYIANHAEDKIIIVDNTLVPLLAKVLAQLHTVEHVIVVGPADTAPIADAGKRIHDYEELLAAQPEEFAWVEPADERDAAAMCYTSGTTGDPKGVAYSHRSIYLHSMQILAMESFGISGQDRLLAIVPMFHAMAWGLPYAALMAGSSLIMPDRFLQPEPLARIIETEKPTFGGAVPTVFSGLLSYLDANDVDTSTLKEVVIGGSACPPALMRAFKERHDIDVIHAWGMTETSPLGSVSRAPAGTSGEEAWAYRITQGRFPAGVQYRLLGPDGDLVPTDGKAVGELEVRGPWVTGSYHGDDSPPEEKFHDGWLRTGDVGTVTPNGYLTLTDRSKDVIKSGGEWISSVELENHLMSHPKVSEASVVGVPDEKWDERPLAAVVVREGEEVSADELRSYLAEKVAKWQLPERWTFIDEVPKTSVGKFDKKRLRARYAEGDLEVITLG
- a CDS encoding inorganic diphosphatase, whose translation is MEFDVTIEIPKGQRNKYEVDHKTGRIRLDRVLFTATQYPADYGFVDNTLGQDGDPLDALVLLPEPTFPGCVILARAIGMFRMRDEAGRDDKVLCVPARDPRQEHLRDIHHVPEFDRLEIQHFFEVYKDLEPKKSVEGATWVGRDEAEEEIRASLKRAEEHAGEH
- the dacB gene encoding D-alanyl-D-alanine carboxypeptidase/D-alanyl-D-alanine endopeptidase, with amino-acid sequence MAERTPRLATVAGLVVAIVVAVAGTAAGGVLAVTYAGPIKALLTPVPPASAVAFPVPGLQKQPQQVLADPSGSGAAPTVAGLASHLGQALHDSRLGPSVSVSIRDGLTGEPLYGAGDSRPAPAASATKLLTAAAALQKLGPDHRFTTRVVQGSEPGSVVLVGGGDPTLGIGPRTAYANAARLDLLAGQVKRALGGAKVSKIVVDTSLFGGPATATGWAPGDLKGDVAPIGALMVDGGRTSPDQDSRPRTATPSTFAATGFAAALGASGATITSGKAPSGARELGSVRSMPLSQIIAIDLEISDNVISEVLGRQVAIAAGLPATFSGMAAAVPKVLAAAGVTAASDARLLDASGLSGADRVTARLLSAVLATASSASKPALRPMLTGLPVAGYTGTLDKRFVSAQARAGAGIVRAKTGTLTGVSSLAGVVVDSSGRLLAFAVVADKVPPTGTLAAEAALDVIGTEIAGCGCS